The Nitrospirota bacterium genome segment GTCACGGCGCGCAACCTGTTTTCCAAGGGATTCCACTGGGCGGACGATTTTCTTCGTCACAGCGTGTTGTGGACCGGCCTCCTCGCCGCCTCGCTCGCCACCACCGAGGGAAAACACATCAAGATCGACATCTTGAACCTGCGCATGTCCGAAGCCGTTAAGATCAAGATCGAGGCGGTGATCAGCTTCATCGCCGCCGGCATGTGCGCGCTCATTTTCAAGACCGCGTGGGTGTTCGTCGCCACGGAGAAGCAGTACGCCGAGATGAACTATTCGCTCCACGTGGCCACGTGGGTCCTGGAGAGCATCTTTCCGATCGCCTTCGGCCTCGCGGCCTTCAAGTTTGTCATACGGGGGTTGAACGGGCTGCTCGCCAAACCGCACAGGACGTGATCGCCCGCGTCTGACCCATGATTCTGCTCCTCATCGTTCTTCTCCTACTCTACTCCTCCTTCGGCGGTCCCCTCTTTACCGTCATGGGCGGCGCCGCGCTGATCGGGTATTACTTCGTGGCGGATGTTCCCACAGCCTCCCTCATCGCGGAGGCGTACCGTATCGCCAGCGCGCCTTCCCTCATCGCCATCCCGCTCTTCACTTTCGCAGGCTACATCCTCGCTGAAAGCAAGGCTCCCGAGCGGCTCGTCAATCTTGCGAACGCGGCGTTCGGCTGGCTTCCCGGCGGGCTTTCCATCGTCACGCTCTCCGCCTGCACCATCTTTACGGCGCTCACCGGCGCGTCCGGCGTCACGATCATCGCGCTGGGCGGACTCTTGATGCCCTCGCTGATCAAGCAGAAGTATCCTGAGAATTTTTCGCTCGGATTGGTCACCTGCTGCGGCAGCGTGGGTCTCCTCTTCCCGCCCAGCCTACCCATCATCATCTACGGGATCGTGGCCGAGGTGGACGTCAGCAAGCTCTTCCTCGCGGGCATCGTGCCAGGCGTCGTCATCATGGTCTTCCTGTCCATTTACGCCATGTTCCGGGCGAAACGCGCGAAGGTCCCCCCGACCAAGATGACCGTCCGGGGCATCGGCAAAGGAATCAAGGACGCCGCATGGGAGATCCCCATCCCGTTCGTCATCCTCGGCGGGATTTACGGCGGCTATTACACCGCGGGCGAGGCATCGGCCATCATGGCTTTCTACGTCTTCATCGTGGAGGTCTTCATCAGGCGTGAAGTCCGGTTCCGCGATCTCCCCAAGATCATGAAAGAAAGCATGCTGCTCGTCGGCGGCATCTTGATCATCCTTGGCATGGCGCTCGGTTTCACCAACTTCCTCATCATCCAGCAGGTGCCGGACAAGATTTTCGAATGGATCAACACCTACATTCACAGCCAGATCACCTTCCTGGTGGCGCTCAACATCTTCCTCCTCATCGTCGGGTGCCTGATGGATATCTTCTCCGCGATCGTAGTGGTTGTCCCGCTCATCGTTCCGATCGCCCGGAATTTCGGCGTGGACCCCATCCATCTGGGCATCATCTTCCTCACGAATCTTGAAATCGGGTATCTGACGCCGCCCGTCGGCATGAATCTTTTCATTTCCAGTTTCCGGTTTCAGAAACCGATCGTCCAGCTCTACCGCGCCGCCATCCCCTACATCGCCGTCCTCGTCGCCGCCCTTCTCGTAATCACCTACTGGCCGGAACTCTCCCTCTGGCTCGTGCATCGCCTCAGCGCCCCCTGACGGGTACGCGCTCAAGACGCGGGCTAAAGCCCGCGCCTACCAAGAACTCTCGCGTCCCGGTAGCCGCAGGCTTTAGCCTGCGTCCGAAGACGCACCCATAAAGGGTGCGCCTACCAGAAAATGGTTCAATCCCTCTTGGTAGCCGCAGGCTTCAGCCTGCGTCCGAAGACGCACCCATAAAGGGTGCGCCTACCAGAAAATGGTTCAATCCCTCTTGGTAGCCGCAGGCTTTAGCCTGCGTCCGAAGACGCACCCATAAAGGGTGCGCCTACCCAATAAGGGTTCATCCCTCCTTGGTAGCCGCAGGCTTTAGCCTGCGTCCGTCGCCCCACGGATTGTTTGACGTTCGGGCTTGGTGTATAACACCCCGCCTGATACCAAAGGAGATCATCATGTCTGATTTGTTCACCTCCGAGTCGGTCACTGAAGGCCACCCGGACAAGATTGCCGATCAGATCTCGGACGGCGTGTTGGATGCCGCCCTCGCAGGCGATCCGACGAGTCGCGTCGCGTGCGAGTCCATGCTGAAGGACAACCACGTCATCGTGGCCGGCGAGATCACCACGCGCGCGCGCATCGATTTCGTCAAAGTCGCCCGCGATACGATCCGGGATATCGGCTACGACGACGTCAAGAAAGGGCTGGATTGGAAGACATGCGAGGTTCAAAACCTCGTCGGCCAGCAATCGCCGGACATCGCCATGGGCGTGACCCGCGCGAAGGAGGAGGAACAGGGCGCCGGCGACCAGGGCATCATGTTCGGATTCGCCTGCAACGAAACGAAGGAGCTCATGCCCCTCCCCATCCTTCTCTCTCATCGCCTCTCCTCACGCCTCTCCGAAACCCGCAAGAAGAACATCGTCGACTATCTCCGCCCGGATGGAAAATCCCAAGTGACCGTGGAATACGCCAACGGACTTCCCACGCGCGTGACCACCGTGGTGATCGCCGCGCAACACAATGAAGAGGTCTCCGATGACGCTCTCCGCGCCGGCATCACCGAACACGTCATCAAGCCCGTCATTCCCCAGGAGTTTTGGGCGAAGGACATGCGCATCTTCATCAATCCCACCGGGCGGTTCGTCATCGGCGGGCCGGCGGGCGACTGCGGCCTCACGGGCCGGAAGATCATCGTGGACACGTACGGCGGCTACGCCCGCCACGGCGGCGGCGCCTTTTCGGGAAAAGATCCCTCCAAGGTGGACAGAAGCGCCGCCTACATGGCGCGTCACGTGGCCAAGAACGTCGTGGCCGCCGGGCTCGCCAAGAAATGCGAGATCCAGCTCGGCTACGTCATCGGCGTGGCCGATCCCGTCTCCGTCCGCGTGGACACGTTCGGAACGGAAGCCGCCGATCCGCAAAAGATTTCAAGCGCCATCCGCGAGGTCTTCCCGCTCCGGCCGGCTCGAATCATCAAGTACCTCGACCTTCTCCGCCCCATCTATCGCAAGACGGCCGCGTATGGGCACTTCGGACGCGAGAACGAGGGATTTACCTGGGAGAGCACGGACAAGGCCGCTGAATTGAAGAGGTTGCTCCATGCATAGTTTCAAAGCCTATCACGTCAAAGACGCCTCGCTCGCCGCCCGTGGGCGCGACCGCACGGAATGGGCGAAGAAAAGCATGCCCGTTCTCAGCCAGATCGAATCGGATTTCCACCGTCAGAAGCCTCTCAAGGGCCGCCGGGTATCGGCCTGCCTGCACGTCACCACCGAAACCGCGGTCCTCATGCAGACTCTGAAGGCCGGTGGAGCGGACGTGGCGCTCTGCGCCTCCAATCCCCTTTCCACACAAGACGACACCGCGGCATACCTGGCCAAGGGGCTCGGCATCCGCGTTTATGCCATCAAGGGTGAGAATCGGAAGACGTACTACGACCATCTTCGAAGGGCCGTGGATCACAAGCCCGAAATGACCATGGACGACGGCGCCGACCTTGTTTCGATGATCCATTCCAAGAACGGCGAAAACGAGGAAGTGATCGGCGGCACGGAAGAGACCACCACCGGCGTGATCCGCCTCCGCAGCATGGCGCAGAGCGGCGTTCTCCGCTATCCCATCATCGCCGTGAATGACGCGAATACGAAACACCTTTTTGACAACCGTTACGGGACCGGCCAAAGCACGCTGGACGGCATCATTCGCGCCACGAACCGTCTCCTCGCCGGAGCCACGTTCGTCGTTGCCGGTTACGGCCTCTGCGGCCGAGGCGTGGCGATGCGCGCGCGCGGCCTCGGCGCGAATGTGGTGGTCACCGAAGTAAGCCCCCTCATGGCCCTTGAGGCTGTGATGGACGGCTTCCGCGTGATGTCGATGGGCCGGGCGGCCAAGGAAGGCGATTTCTTCTGCACCGTCACCGGAAACACTCACGTGCTTCGGCAGGAGCATTTCCAAGCCATGAAGGACGGCGCGATTCTTGCCAACTCCGGGCACTTCAATGTCGAGATCGACATCCCCGCCCTTGAAAAGCTGTCGAAGTCCACCCGGACGATCCGTGACTACGTCGTGGAATACACGCTGCGCAACGGCCGGAGGCTCTACCTGCTCGCCGAAGGCCGGCTCGTCAACCTGGCGGCAGCCGAAGGTCACCCCTCCAGCGTGATGGACATGAGTTTCGCCAACCAGGCGCTGAGCGCGCGCTATATGGCTGAACACGCAGAGGAACTGGCGCCCGAGGTGATCCGTGTTCCGGAAGAAATCGACTCCGAGATCGCCCGGCTGAAGCTGAAATCGCTCGGGGTGAACATCGATGGACTGACTCCGGAACAGAAGAAATACCTCTCCAGCTGGGAAGAAGGAACGTAACCTCTCTCTTGCGGATTCGCAACGTTCGGGGCATCCTCAACCGATGATCCGGATCGGCCTGATCGGGTACGGCGAGTGGGGCCCCAATCACTTCCGCCACTTTTCCACGCTCCCCGGCTCGCGCGTCGTCTGTGTGTGTGATCTGAACGCCACCCGCCTCGAATCCCTGCGCCCCACGCATCCGGACCTTGAACTTGTGAGCGACGCGGACGCCGTCCTGGGCCGGAAGGACATCGACGCCGTTGTCATCGCCACCCCAGCCACCACCCACTTCCAGCTCGTGAAGGCGGCGCTAGAAAGCGGGAAGGACGTCCTCTGCGAAAAACCCCTCACGCTGAAGTCCTCCGAATCCGACCTGCTCCATGAGATGGCCCAGCGCACGAAACGGATCCTCATGGTCGGACATGTGTTTCTCTTCAATGCCGGAATTCGCAGGTTGAAGGAGTATCTGGACCGCCACGCGCTCGGCACTCTCCATTACATCTACTCGTCCCGCCTCAATCTGGGCCCTGTCCGGCAGGATGTGGATGTGATCTGGGATCTCGCTTCCCACGACGTTTCGATCATGAACTACCTTCTCCAAGCGGAGCCCGAGGAGGTGTCGGCGAATAGTGGATTTTTCCTCCAGCGCCCGATCAGCGACGTGGCGTTCATCTCTCTCCGATATCCCAAAAACGTGCTGGTCAACCTCCACGTCAGTTGGATTGATCCCGTCAAACTACGTCAGATCACCGTCGTCGGCAGCAGCAAGATGATCGTATGGAACGACCTGAGCCCGATCGAGCCGATCCGCATTTACGACAAAGGGATCGTCCACGAGCCCCGATACAGCAACTTCGGCGAGTTTCATTACCTCACCCGCGAGGGAGACATCCAAATCCCGCGAATCGACCTCGTGGAACCCCTCCGGGCGCAGGACACCGCCTTCCTCGAATGCGTGAAACAGCAGAAACAACCGCTCTCTGACGGAGCATTCTCCGTTCGGGTCGTCCGCACGCTCGAACGCATTTCGGAAGCGCTGTCGACCCCCCACACTTTCGCACCCGCTCCGCCGGCCCGCCTCCAATCCGCCGGCTGACCGGTCCAGACCCGAGCCGGTGGAAATCCTGGTCCTCGTTCCCGCCTACAACGAAGAAGGCAAGGTGGGCTCGGTCGTCTCCGACGTGAAGAAGCACACCCCATACAACGTGGTTGTAGTGGACGACGGTTCAACCGACCGAACCGCCGCGGAAGCCCGCTCGGCCGGCGCGGAAATCGTCCAACACGGCGTCAACCGGGGCGTGGGGGCCGCCCTCCGAACGGGGTTCGGGTTTGCCCTCAAGAACGGATACGAGGCGGTTGTCGTCATGGGTGCCGATGCGCAGGACCACGCCGAAGAGATTCCCCGCTTGCTGCTTCCGATGGAATCGGACGGCTGCGATTTCGTTCAGGGTTCTCGCCGCCTCGGCGGACTCCGCGCTGTCAACATCACCCTCTTCAGGCGCGTGACCACGTGGGTGTATTCCGCGTTGTTCGGCCTGATCACCGGATTCCGGCTCACGGACGGAACGAACGGATTCCGGGCCTTCCGAACCCGCATCCTGAAGGATCCACGGTTGGACCTTTCCCAGCCCTGGCTGGATCGGTATGAACTCGAGCCCTATCTCATGTACCGCGCAATCAAACTTGGATACAAGCTCACGGAAGCCCCGGTCACGAAGTACTATCACATGGGAGAGCTGAGCTACACGAAAATGACTCCGTTCCGGGACTGGTGGAGCATCCTGCGCCCGCTCATCTTCCTCCGTCTCGGCCTCCGCAAATAAGTGTGCGTCCGGAAACTCACCTCCCGTAGGGGAGGACCTTCAGGTCCTCCCTTCTTGGGAGCAGCTAAAGCTGCTCCCCTACACGCTCCGAAAGTAGCTTTCTCCTTCGGATGATCCGCGGCCACCTCATCGTTCATCCGGTCTTGCGCCAGCGCCTCCCCGAATGGGTGCCCGCCGAGATGCCTCTCGTCGTTCCGTCAACTCTTCAACCGCCCGCCGCAGGCGCGAGCCCCGCCCTCACCTTCCGGCCTCTGGGCGCGTCTGATCCGTGGACCCTCGTGACGGAAACACCCCACGGCCCCTTCGAGGCTCGCGCGGACTTGGGCGCCCTCATGGACTTCGTCCGATACGAACGGTACCGCCCCCCGTACCGACCCCTCTACACGCGGATTCCGCTTCCCATTCATCGCATTCCACGTCGGCTGCGCGCCACGGCGTACCGGTGGCTTTCCTCACGGTCGAAGCGCCACCCGCGCGCATCGGGCTTCACGTTCCCCGCCTGGCCCAAGGACGTGACCGTCGACACCCTGTCCCTCCTGGGGTCAATGCTGAATGTTGACAAACTCACCGGTCCAGACAAGTCAATCTTCAAGATTGACCCCGTGTGGCCGGAGGGCAAGAGCTATGCCGTGGTGCTCACGCATGACGTAGACTCCGGGTGGGCCTTCGAGCACACGGAGAATGTTGCCCCGCTTCTGAAAATCGAGTCCTCAGCCGGAGTACGGTCGGCCTGGTATTTTGTGGTCAAAACGATCCCAAGGCGTGAGATCCTGACACGGGGCTTGGAACGCGATGGCCATGAGATCGGATTTCACTGCTACAACCACGATCATCGCTTCCCTTTTCTTTCCGAAGCCGCGATGCGCGCGCGGCTGGATCGTTGCCGTCCGTTTCTCGACCGGTTTGGCGTAAAGGGAATGCGATCCGCAAACTACCTCAAGAGTTCCCGATTCCTCTCCATCATGGGTGAGCGATTCGAGTACGACCTATCCTTCCGCGATTCCTACCATGGCGCAGGGGGCGCTCATGGCTGCTCCACGGTGCACCCGTTTCGGATTGGGGGAGGCTCCCTCCTGGAAATCCCGACAACCATGCCGGATGACTACGACCTTTTTTCCCGCGGGCTGTCCCCCGAGGAAGCCCTGAAGATGCAAATCGAATCGATGGAGAACATCAAGATACGCGGA includes the following:
- a CDS encoding glycosyltransferase family 2 protein, whose product is MEILVLVPAYNEEGKVGSVVSDVKKHTPYNVVVVDDGSTDRTAAEARSAGAEIVQHGVNRGVGAALRTGFGFALKNGYEAVVVMGADAQDHAEEIPRLLLPMESDGCDFVQGSRRLGGLRAVNITLFRRVTTWVYSALFGLITGFRLTDGTNGFRAFRTRILKDPRLDLSQPWLDRYELEPYLMYRAIKLGYKLTEAPVTKYYHMGELSYTKMTPFRDWWSILRPLIFLRLGLRK
- a CDS encoding adenosylhomocysteinase is translated as MHSFKAYHVKDASLAARGRDRTEWAKKSMPVLSQIESDFHRQKPLKGRRVSACLHVTTETAVLMQTLKAGGADVALCASNPLSTQDDTAAYLAKGLGIRVYAIKGENRKTYYDHLRRAVDHKPEMTMDDGADLVSMIHSKNGENEEVIGGTEETTTGVIRLRSMAQSGVLRYPIIAVNDANTKHLFDNRYGTGQSTLDGIIRATNRLLAGATFVVAGYGLCGRGVAMRARGLGANVVVTEVSPLMALEAVMDGFRVMSMGRAAKEGDFFCTVTGNTHVLRQEHFQAMKDGAILANSGHFNVEIDIPALEKLSKSTRTIRDYVVEYTLRNGRRLYLLAEGRLVNLAAAEGHPSSVMDMSFANQALSARYMAEHAEELAPEVIRVPEEIDSEIARLKLKSLGVNIDGLTPEQKKYLSSWEEGT
- a CDS encoding polysaccharide deacetylase family protein, translating into MIRGHLIVHPVLRQRLPEWVPAEMPLVVPSTLQPPAAGASPALTFRPLGASDPWTLVTETPHGPFEARADLGALMDFVRYERYRPPYRPLYTRIPLPIHRIPRRLRATAYRWLSSRSKRHPRASGFTFPAWPKDVTVDTLSLLGSMLNVDKLTGPDKSIFKIDPVWPEGKSYAVVLTHDVDSGWAFEHTENVAPLLKIESSAGVRSAWYFVVKTIPRREILTRGLERDGHEIGFHCYNHDHRFPFLSEAAMRARLDRCRPFLDRFGVKGMRSANYLKSSRFLSIMGERFEYDLSFRDSYHGAGGAHGCSTVHPFRIGGGSLLEIPTTMPDDYDLFSRGLSPEEALKMQIESMENIKIRGGVVNLVTHTEPHLSVNKKGLCLYQEIVRYVSSDPAAWITLPRDLAAWRKRASLLAPRETLPT
- a CDS encoding TRAP transporter small permease; translation: MKTLNRLTAGICKVESFLVFALLLIMVCLSFWQVTARNLFSKGFHWADDFLRHSVLWTGLLAASLATTEGKHIKIDILNLRMSEAVKIKIEAVISFIAAGMCALIFKTAWVFVATEKQYAEMNYSLHVATWVLESIFPIAFGLAAFKFVIRGLNGLLAKPHRT
- a CDS encoding Gfo/Idh/MocA family oxidoreductase, with translation MIRIGLIGYGEWGPNHFRHFSTLPGSRVVCVCDLNATRLESLRPTHPDLELVSDADAVLGRKDIDAVVIATPATTHFQLVKAALESGKDVLCEKPLTLKSSESDLLHEMAQRTKRILMVGHVFLFNAGIRRLKEYLDRHALGTLHYIYSSRLNLGPVRQDVDVIWDLASHDVSIMNYLLQAEPEEVSANSGFFLQRPISDVAFISLRYPKNVLVNLHVSWIDPVKLRQITVVGSSKMIVWNDLSPIEPIRIYDKGIVHEPRYSNFGEFHYLTREGDIQIPRIDLVEPLRAQDTAFLECVKQQKQPLSDGAFSVRVVRTLERISEALSTPHTFAPAPPARLQSAG
- a CDS encoding methionine adenosyltransferase, whose amino-acid sequence is MSDLFTSESVTEGHPDKIADQISDGVLDAALAGDPTSRVACESMLKDNHVIVAGEITTRARIDFVKVARDTIRDIGYDDVKKGLDWKTCEVQNLVGQQSPDIAMGVTRAKEEEQGAGDQGIMFGFACNETKELMPLPILLSHRLSSRLSETRKKNIVDYLRPDGKSQVTVEYANGLPTRVTTVVIAAQHNEEVSDDALRAGITEHVIKPVIPQEFWAKDMRIFINPTGRFVIGGPAGDCGLTGRKIIVDTYGGYARHGGGAFSGKDPSKVDRSAAYMARHVAKNVVAAGLAKKCEIQLGYVIGVADPVSVRVDTFGTEAADPQKISSAIREVFPLRPARIIKYLDLLRPIYRKTAAYGHFGRENEGFTWESTDKAAELKRLLHA
- a CDS encoding TRAP transporter large permease subunit — encoded protein: MILLLIVLLLLYSSFGGPLFTVMGGAALIGYYFVADVPTASLIAEAYRIASAPSLIAIPLFTFAGYILAESKAPERLVNLANAAFGWLPGGLSIVTLSACTIFTALTGASGVTIIALGGLLMPSLIKQKYPENFSLGLVTCCGSVGLLFPPSLPIIIYGIVAEVDVSKLFLAGIVPGVVIMVFLSIYAMFRAKRAKVPPTKMTVRGIGKGIKDAAWEIPIPFVILGGIYGGYYTAGEASAIMAFYVFIVEVFIRREVRFRDLPKIMKESMLLVGGILIILGMALGFTNFLIIQQVPDKIFEWINTYIHSQITFLVALNIFLLIVGCLMDIFSAIVVVVPLIVPIARNFGVDPIHLGIIFLTNLEIGYLTPPVGMNLFISSFRFQKPIVQLYRAAIPYIAVLVAALLVITYWPELSLWLVHRLSAP